A genomic region of Arvicola amphibius chromosome X, mArvAmp1.2, whole genome shotgun sequence contains the following coding sequences:
- the Cetn2 gene encoding centrin-2 isoform X1, with the protein MASNFKKTNMASSSQRKRMSPKPELTEEQKQEIREAFDLFDADGTGTIDVKELKVAMRALGFEPKKEEIKKMISEIDKEGTGKMNFSDFLTVMTQKMSEKDTKEEILKAFKLFDDDETGKISFKNLKRVAKELGENLTDEELQEMIDEADRDGDGEVNEQEFLRIMKKTSLY; encoded by the exons ATG GCCTCTAATTTTaagaagacaaacatggcatCCAGCAGTCAGAGAAAAAGAATGAGCCCTAAGCCTGAACTGACTgaagaacagaaacaggaaatCCGGGAAGCTTTTGATCTCTTTGACGCTGATGGAACTGGAACTATAGATGTCAAGGAACTAAAG GTTGCAATGAGGGCCCTGGGCTTTGAacccaagaaagaagaaatcaagaagatgATAAGTGAAATTGATaaggaagggacaggaaaaatgaactttagtgactttttgaCAGTGATGACTCAGAAAATG TCCGAGAAAGACACCAAAGAAGAAATCCTGAAAGCTTTCAAGCTCTTCGATGATGATGAAACTGGGAAAATATCATTCAAAAATCTGAAGCGTGTGGCCAAGGAGTTAGGCGAGAACTTGACTGATGAGGAGCTGCAG GAAATGATTGATGAAGCTGATCGAGATGGAGATGGCGAGGTCAATGAGCAAGAGTTCCTGCGCATCATGAAGAAGACCAGTCTCTATTAA
- the Cetn2 gene encoding centrin-2 isoform X2: MASSSQRKRMSPKPELTEEQKQEIREAFDLFDADGTGTIDVKELKVAMRALGFEPKKEEIKKMISEIDKEGTGKMNFSDFLTVMTQKMSEKDTKEEILKAFKLFDDDETGKISFKNLKRVAKELGENLTDEELQEMIDEADRDGDGEVNEQEFLRIMKKTSLY; this comes from the exons atggcatCCAGCAGTCAGAGAAAAAGAATGAGCCCTAAGCCTGAACTGACTgaagaacagaaacaggaaatCCGGGAAGCTTTTGATCTCTTTGACGCTGATGGAACTGGAACTATAGATGTCAAGGAACTAAAG GTTGCAATGAGGGCCCTGGGCTTTGAacccaagaaagaagaaatcaagaagatgATAAGTGAAATTGATaaggaagggacaggaaaaatgaactttagtgactttttgaCAGTGATGACTCAGAAAATG TCCGAGAAAGACACCAAAGAAGAAATCCTGAAAGCTTTCAAGCTCTTCGATGATGATGAAACTGGGAAAATATCATTCAAAAATCTGAAGCGTGTGGCCAAGGAGTTAGGCGAGAACTTGACTGATGAGGAGCTGCAG GAAATGATTGATGAAGCTGATCGAGATGGAGATGGCGAGGTCAATGAGCAAGAGTTCCTGCGCATCATGAAGAAGACCAGTCTCTATTAA